From a single Calothrix sp. NIES-2098 genomic region:
- a CDS encoding group 1 glycosyl transferase, translated as MKILMLSSTFPYPPTRGGTQVRTFNLLKYLSQRHSITLITQRDATVTEAEIAGLENCVDRLVVFERPADVGTSAGIFKKLQRFSSFLQQGTPPSVLNRYSIEMQEWIDNVVQAGKYDVITCEHSVNEIYVRPHFQKQLKTVVNIHSSLYGSCHNQLATGISENRLRDKINLPLLRRYEQSYCSKFSALVVTTEEDKIQLREFNPHSEITVIPNGVDLVSFPYRTFDPGGHRLIFIGAMDNLANIDAVCFFSQEVLPEIQKHYPDTTFEIVGGNPAPEVLALKKQPGITVTGRVASMVEYLHKSTVCIVPMRTGFGIKNKTLEAMAAGVPIVASDRGLEGLAVDGAGTPLRAMRANAPADYVTAISQLFDSPQLRHDLSHAGRELVETQFTWDIAGQHYEQVCCG; from the coding sequence ATGAAGATCCTCATGCTATCTTCCACATTTCCCTATCCACCAACACGGGGGGGAACCCAAGTTAGGACATTTAATTTACTCAAGTATCTTAGCCAACGCCATAGTATTACTCTGATAACTCAACGCGATGCTACTGTCACAGAGGCGGAAATAGCAGGATTAGAAAATTGTGTGGATCGTCTAGTTGTGTTTGAACGCCCCGCCGATGTAGGAACATCCGCAGGGATCTTCAAAAAACTTCAGCGCTTTAGCTCGTTTTTGCAGCAGGGGACACCGCCGAGCGTACTCAATCGCTACTCAATAGAAATGCAAGAATGGATTGATAATGTTGTACAAGCAGGAAAATATGATGTTATTACCTGCGAACATAGTGTCAATGAGATTTATGTGCGCCCTCATTTTCAAAAACAGCTAAAAACCGTAGTGAATATTCACAGTTCTCTCTACGGTAGCTGTCATAACCAACTTGCAACTGGTATTTCCGAAAATAGATTGCGGGATAAAATTAATTTGCCACTGTTACGTCGTTATGAGCAAAGCTACTGCTCTAAGTTTTCAGCTTTGGTGGTGACGACAGAAGAAGATAAAATTCAATTACGAGAATTTAATCCTCATAGTGAAATTACGGTTATTCCTAATGGTGTTGATTTAGTTTCCTTTCCTTATAGAACATTCGATCCGGGAGGACATCGCTTAATCTTTATCGGTGCAATGGATAATTTAGCAAACATTGATGCGGTATGCTTCTTTAGCCAAGAAGTATTGCCAGAAATCCAAAAACATTACCCCGATACAACTTTTGAGATTGTCGGTGGTAATCCTGCACCAGAAGTTTTAGCATTAAAAAAACAACCAGGAATTACAGTGACTGGGCGTGTAGCCTCAATGGTAGAGTATTTACATAAATCAACCGTCTGCATTGTACCAATGCGGACGGGTTTTGGAATTAAAAACAAAACTTTAGAAGCAATGGCAGCTGGTGTACCGATAGTAGCAAGCGATCGCGGTTTAGAAGGATTAGCGGTAGATGGTGCTGGTACGCCCCTAAGAGCAATGAGAGCAAATGCGCCAGCAGACTATGTTACTGCTATTAGTCAACTT
- a CDS encoding glycosyl transferase family protein, with protein MSKVTVCIPTFNRVHLLPYAIESVLKQSYQDFELIICDDGSSDGTDELMSEYSDQRIQYIRHQQNIGKSNNMRSGFNAASGEYFIKFDDDDRLTPDFLARTVAILEQDSSIDFVGTDHWIIDINNVRNDEVTQENSRRWGRKKLSAGVVDNLLEVVFIYQSFQIGATLFRRQTLQELEFMLPNIQNCEDNDLFVRLALAGKKGYYLPELLMEYRYHAEQQGINRAIPYLFDKIQYLKNYKFDSEKLETIRKKRLAEAQLILGLRLIEKGEMQTGRELVLAGKSFSNPKAWTGLGLSFLPGRLRSKGFKALRKVRG; from the coding sequence GTGTCTAAAGTTACTGTTTGTATTCCTACTTTTAATCGGGTTCATCTTCTGCCTTACGCTATTGAGAGTGTCCTCAAGCAGAGTTACCAAGATTTTGAATTAATTATCTGTGATGACGGTTCTAGCGATGGGACAGATGAATTGATGTCAGAGTACAGCGATCAACGTATTCAGTACATTCGTCATCAGCAAAATATTGGTAAAAGTAATAATATGCGCTCTGGATTTAATGCAGCGAGTGGCGAATATTTTATAAAATTTGATGATGACGATCGGCTTACGCCTGATTTTTTGGCACGTACAGTTGCTATTCTTGAGCAAGACTCTAGTATTGATTTTGTGGGAACTGACCACTGGATAATTGATATTAATAATGTCCGCAATGATGAGGTGACTCAAGAAAATTCTCGTCGTTGGGGTAGGAAAAAATTATCTGCTGGGGTTGTGGATAATTTACTAGAGGTTGTGTTTATTTACCAAAGCTTTCAAATTGGTGCAACATTATTTCGGCGTCAGACATTGCAAGAATTGGAGTTTATGCTTCCCAATATCCAAAATTGTGAAGACAATGATTTATTTGTGCGTTTAGCTTTGGCTGGTAAAAAAGGTTATTATCTACCAGAACTATTGATGGAATATCGCTACCATGCAGAACAGCAAGGTATTAATAGAGCTATTCCTTATTTATTTGATAAGATTCAGTATTTAAAAAATTATAAGTTTGATTCAGAGAAATTAGAAACGATTAGGAAAAAACGGCTGGCTGAAGCTCAGTTGATATTAGGTTTGCGTTTAATTGAAAAAGGTGAAATGCAAACTGGTAGAGAACTAGTTTTAGCTGGTAAGTCTTTTTCTAATCCTAAAGCTTGGACTGGATTAGGGTTGTCTTTTTTACCAGGTAGATTGCGTAGTAAGGGATTTAAAGCATTGCGGAAAGTGCGGGGTTAG
- a CDS encoding GAF domain-containing protein translates to MIGAWDTNADITELQEAQQNLLSGEQERVAKLSKTNTALKNSLDRLAVDSELDTFLGHVILEIKHQLGAQRSHLFLYNPPSHTLNLQGSETDEVLPKERLQDIEPFLSLLCHFRQRKNRNQGELAI, encoded by the coding sequence GTGATTGGTGCTTGGGATACCAATGCCGACATTACAGAACTACAAGAAGCACAGCAGAATTTGCTGAGTGGCGAACAAGAACGAGTTGCGAAACTTTCTAAAACAAACACAGCACTCAAAAATAGTCTCGATCGCCTCGCCGTCGACTCCGAACTTGATACTTTTCTTGGTCACGTCATCTTAGAAATTAAACATCAATTAGGTGCCCAGCGATCGCATCTCTTCCTCTACAATCCTCCCTCCCATACACTAAACTTACAGGGTTCGGAAACAGATGAGGTACTACCCAAGGAGCGACTACAAGACATCGAACCTTTCTTATCCCTCTTGTGTCACTTTAGGCAGAGGAAAAATAGAAATCAGGGTGAGTTAGCAATATAA
- a CDS encoding adhesin precursor, protein MCLGILLPLALFGCSQPTESNSPQGNGKPKVVATSTIIADLTQEIGGDEIQLTGILKPGTDPHVYEPVPADSRVLEEAKLILYNGYNLEPGLIKLMNAAGGRVKRLAVGEVVKPLELDKGKGEIVPDPHVWGSAENAIAMVNAIRDGLIELLPEDKEKFTQNAAQLTKELKQLHSWIDRQIQTIPADKRKLVTTHDAFQYYGRAYQIAIAGTLIGISTEEQPSAQTVQRLVESIKKIGVPAIFAETTINPALIKTVAQEAGVKLAPRQLYSDSIGAKGSEGDTYIKMMEANTRTIVEALGGKYTPYQPNQ, encoded by the coding sequence ATGTGTCTGGGAATTCTTCTGCCTTTGGCTTTATTCGGTTGTAGTCAGCCGACTGAAAGTAACAGTCCTCAGGGGAATGGTAAACCGAAAGTTGTTGCAACCAGCACAATCATTGCCGATCTAACGCAAGAAATTGGGGGAGATGAAATTCAGCTAACAGGAATTCTCAAACCAGGTACAGATCCGCACGTTTACGAACCAGTACCAGCAGACAGCCGAGTTTTAGAAGAAGCTAAATTGATTTTGTATAACGGCTACAATCTAGAACCAGGATTAATTAAGTTAATGAATGCTGCTGGCGGAAGAGTGAAGCGGTTAGCAGTGGGAGAAGTTGTTAAACCTTTGGAGTTAGATAAAGGTAAAGGTGAAATAGTACCAGATCCTCATGTTTGGGGCAGTGCAGAAAATGCGATCGCAATGGTAAATGCGATTCGCGATGGTTTAATTGAGTTATTGCCAGAAGATAAAGAGAAATTTACGCAGAATGCAGCGCAACTAACCAAGGAATTAAAGCAGTTACATAGCTGGATCGATCGACAAATTCAAACTATCCCAGCCGATAAACGCAAACTTGTCACCACCCACGATGCATTTCAATATTATGGACGCGCTTATCAAATAGCGATCGCTGGTACATTAATTGGCATCAGTACCGAAGAACAACCAAGCGCCCAAACAGTACAGCGATTGGTAGAATCTATTAAAAAAATCGGCGTTCCGGCAATTTTTGCGGAAACTACAATCAACCCCGCTTTAATTAAGACTGTAGCCCAGGAAGCAGGAGTTAAACTAGCGCCACGTCAACTCTACTCTGACTCAATTGGGGCAAAAGGTAGTGAAGGCGATACTTATATCAAAATGATGGAGGCGAATACCCGCACCATTGTCGAAGCACTAGGGGGCAAATATACGCCTTATCAACCTAATCAGTAA
- a CDS encoding ABC transporter-like protein: protein MKYKNKIMKSISFYNKSTQASLHNEEIPAQVIKTHAMKSKQGISITHLGVHYRAQEALRDVNCFIEPGKLTGIFGPNGAGKSTLMKAMLGLVTPSSGNVLYQEKPLMQQLEKVAYVPQRSQIDWTYPATVWDVVMMGRVKKTGWLRSFSAVSRQVANNALERVGMNQYRDRPIGELSGGQQQRVFLARALTQQAEIFCFDEPLVGIDQKTQTVIFEVFHELAAAGNIVLVVNHDLGESITHFDDLILLNQELIATGSRQQVLTEENLHRAYGGKVMYFSDAA, encoded by the coding sequence ATGAAATATAAAAATAAAATTATGAAAAGTATCTCTTTTTACAATAAAAGTACTCAAGCATCGTTACACAACGAGGAAATACCTGCACAAGTTATTAAAACTCATGCAATGAAATCAAAACAAGGGATTAGCATTACCCATCTTGGCGTACACTACCGCGCTCAAGAAGCTTTGAGAGATGTCAACTGTTTTATTGAACCTGGTAAACTCACGGGTATTTTTGGCCCCAACGGTGCGGGTAAAAGTACATTGATGAAAGCCATGTTAGGCTTGGTTACTCCAAGTAGCGGTAATGTCTTATACCAAGAAAAACCGTTAATGCAGCAACTAGAGAAAGTTGCGTATGTACCACAGCGCAGCCAAATTGACTGGACTTACCCCGCTACTGTTTGGGATGTAGTGATGATGGGAAGGGTAAAAAAGACTGGATGGTTGCGTAGCTTTTCCGCAGTTAGCCGCCAAGTAGCAAATAATGCCTTAGAAAGAGTGGGGATGAATCAATATCGCGATCGCCCCATTGGCGAACTTTCCGGAGGACAGCAGCAGCGAGTATTTTTAGCCCGTGCTTTAACCCAGCAAGCAGAGATTTTCTGTTTTGATGAACCTTTAGTAGGTATCGATCAGAAAACTCAGACAGTAATTTTTGAAGTCTTCCACGAACTCGCAGCCGCAGGCAACATTGTCTTAGTAGTCAACCATGACTTAGGCGAATCCATCACTCACTTTGATGATTTAATATTATTAAACCAAGAATTAATCGCCACAGGTTCACGGCAACAAGTACTCACCGAAGAAAACTTACACCGTGCTTATGGTGGTAAAGTAATGTACTTTTCTGATGCAGCCTAG
- a CDS encoding ABC-3 protein — protein sequence MIFQALIEPLQYGFMQRSLVIAILVGLLCAVVGSYLMVQRLALLGDAISHSVLPGLAIAFMVGGNIFVGAFIAGVVSTMAIAVIRTRSPIKEDAAMGIVFSAFFALGITLITVIQKDNKIDLNHFLFGNILGVTIDEVRDTAIIAAIVLLVVVLLYKELLFYTFDPLGAQAAGLPVNRLNFGLMLLIALTIVASMKAVGVILVLSLLITPGATAYLLVKRLNQVMILGAVIGVISSISGMYLSYFYNLPSGPAIVLVVSGLFVLALLFSPRHGIFAPQQKKEMVEK from the coding sequence ATGATATTTCAAGCATTAATTGAGCCATTGCAATATGGCTTTATGCAGCGATCGCTTGTGATTGCAATTTTAGTTGGCTTGTTGTGTGCCGTCGTTGGTAGCTACTTGATGGTACAGCGATTGGCATTACTGGGTGATGCGATCAGTCACTCAGTTTTGCCAGGACTAGCGATCGCCTTTATGGTGGGAGGAAATATATTTGTTGGGGCATTTATTGCCGGGGTTGTAAGTACAATGGCGATCGCAGTTATTAGAACGCGATCGCCAATTAAAGAAGATGCAGCAATGGGCATAGTTTTCTCTGCATTCTTTGCCCTTGGTATTACTCTAATTACCGTAATTCAAAAAGATAACAAAATCGACCTCAATCACTTTCTATTCGGCAATATTCTTGGCGTCACCATTGATGAAGTAAGAGACACTGCAATTATTGCCGCGATTGTTCTATTAGTCGTAGTTTTGTTATATAAAGAACTTTTATTTTACACCTTTGACCCTTTAGGCGCACAAGCCGCAGGTTTACCAGTCAATCGCCTGAACTTTGGATTAATGCTGCTAATTGCATTAACAATTGTTGCCAGTATGAAAGCTGTAGGAGTAATTCTCGTACTTTCACTATTAATTACTCCAGGTGCTACTGCTTATCTATTAGTTAAACGCTTAAACCAAGTAATGATTTTGGGTGCAGTTATTGGCGTTATTTCTAGTATTAGCGGTATGTACCTTAGCTACTTTTATAACTTGCCTTCAGGCCCTGCGATTGTTTTAGTTGTATCGGGATTATTTGTATTGGCGTTATTATTTAGTCCGCGACACGGCATCTTTGCACCGCAGCAGAAGAAAGAAATGGTAGAAAAGTAA
- a CDS encoding cadmium resistance transporter gives MSELLTAIPTGLTAFAATNLDDIVVLSLFFSQINAYFRRRHIVIGQYLGFSALVVASLPSFFGRYILPESWIGLLGIVPIIIGIHRLLNQENNDTEDVSTPESSQAWWSNFLSPQTYGVAAVTIANGSDNISIYMPLFATHTWDRLLVILVVFFLLVGVWCYTAYRLTQIGAIASAITRYGHSLVPFVLIGLGVSILVESQTLETPALVFITCVCIGSYLLFIGKNIWQENYGLSFEASKSEVIQGVKQK, from the coding sequence ATGAGCGAACTACTGACTGCTATTCCTACAGGACTCACCGCCTTTGCTGCTACTAATCTTGATGATATCGTCGTTCTGTCGCTATTTTTCTCACAAATCAATGCGTACTTTCGCCGTCGTCACATCGTCATCGGTCAGTATTTGGGTTTTAGTGCGTTAGTAGTTGCCAGCTTACCCAGCTTTTTTGGTAGATACATACTACCAGAATCCTGGATTGGGTTACTCGGTATTGTACCCATCATCATCGGTATCCATCGCTTACTCAATCAAGAGAATAACGATACAGAAGATGTCAGTACCCCTGAATCTTCTCAAGCTTGGTGGAGTAATTTTCTTTCACCTCAAACCTACGGTGTAGCAGCAGTTACCATTGCCAATGGTAGTGACAACATTAGTATCTATATGCCCTTATTTGCTACCCATACCTGGGATAGGTTACTTGTAATTTTAGTAGTCTTCTTTCTGTTGGTAGGGGTGTGGTGTTATACAGCTTATCGCTTAACTCAGATTGGGGCGATCGCTTCTGCAATTACGCGCTACGGTCACTCTTTAGTTCCCTTTGTGCTCATCGGATTAGGTGTTTCCATTTTAGTAGAAAGCCAAACCTTAGAAACTCCTGCTTTAGTTTTTATTACATGTGTATGTATTGGTTCTTACCTATTATTTATAGGCAAGAACATTTGGCAAGAAAATTATGGACTTTCTTTTGAAGCATCTAAATCAGAAGTTATCCAGGGAGTTAAACAAAAATAA
- a CDS encoding transcriptional regulator LysR family protein, producing MTLEQLRIFLAVAEMLHFTRAAEALYITQPAVSAAIQSLETEYGVRLFHRIGRHIEITDAGKLLQGEAQKILDHVELTERGLKELNNLQRGELKIGASLTVGNYWLPEKISQFKQLYPGIFINCQLGNAEEICEGTAVGMYDLGLVTGEIKPSLQQSLEKNEVGSDRLQIVVGKSHPWYQRGEIYLDELLNTNWVMRESGSGAQQMFERALQSWGIEPSNLDVVLNLTTSEMVKAVVESGVGAAALPESMVKKELQLGTLHSVQIIDPQKQSTKKLEIVQPVWKLKHRQRFHTRVMVAFESILMQDNIQVA from the coding sequence GTGACGTTGGAACAGTTGCGAATTTTTTTAGCTGTGGCAGAAATGTTGCACTTTACTCGTGCAGCGGAAGCACTTTATATTACTCAACCAGCAGTTAGTGCTGCTATTCAAAGCCTAGAGACAGAATATGGTGTCAGGTTATTTCATCGCATTGGTCGTCATATTGAAATCACAGATGCAGGTAAATTATTACAGGGTGAAGCACAAAAGATTCTTGACCATGTAGAGTTAACAGAACGCGGTTTGAAAGAATTAAATAATTTGCAACGGGGAGAATTAAAAATTGGTGCAAGCCTGACTGTAGGTAACTATTGGCTACCCGAAAAAATTAGCCAGTTTAAGCAGTTGTATCCTGGCATTTTTATCAATTGTCAGTTAGGAAATGCCGAAGAAATATGTGAAGGAACTGCTGTCGGGATGTACGATTTAGGTTTAGTAACAGGAGAGATTAAACCATCATTACAGCAATCTTTAGAGAAAAACGAAGTAGGAAGCGATCGCTTACAAATTGTAGTAGGTAAATCTCACCCTTGGTATCAACGCGGCGAAATTTATTTAGATGAATTATTGAACACAAATTGGGTAATGCGCGAATCTGGTTCCGGCGCACAGCAAATGTTTGAACGAGCCTTACAAAGTTGGGGAATTGAACCCAGCAATTTAGATGTTGTACTTAACCTAACGACTAGTGAAATGGTTAAAGCAGTAGTAGAAAGTGGTGTTGGTGCTGCTGCGCTTCCAGAATCAATGGTAAAAAAAGAATTACAACTAGGTACATTACACTCTGTGCAAATTATCGATCCGCAAAAACAATCTACTAAGAAATTAGAGATTGTTCAGCCTGTTTGGAAATTAAAACACCGCCAACGTTTTCATACGCGAGTCATGGTAGCTTTTGAATCGATTTTGATGCAAGATAATATACAGGTAGCTTAG
- a CDS encoding cadmium resistance transporter: MSELVTTLLVGISAFVATNIDDIVILLLLFSQINSNFRCRHIVAGQYLGFTVLIIASLPGLFGGLIIPPNWIGLLGLIPMTMGISSLINRETNETPEIEAITVEYQDANTISLLNVQTYRVAAITIANGSDNISVYIPLFASSTTGNFVIIIGVFFILIAIWCYLAYKFTSQTTIASILSQYSNYILPFVLIILGGIIILKTAALSLIKLAASCICLAILVKKQPLSN; encoded by the coding sequence ATGAGTGAGTTAGTGACTACACTTTTAGTAGGAATCTCAGCTTTCGTCGCCACTAATATTGATGATATCGTTATTTTATTATTACTGTTTTCTCAAATAAATTCTAACTTTAGATGTCGGCACATTGTTGCTGGTCAATATTTAGGCTTTACTGTGTTAATTATTGCTAGTCTTCCGGGGTTATTTGGTGGATTAATCATCCCACCCAACTGGATTGGACTGCTAGGATTAATACCAATGACGATGGGTATCAGCAGTTTGATTAATCGCGAAACAAATGAAACGCCAGAGATTGAAGCTATCACAGTAGAGTATCAAGATGCCAACACCATCAGTTTGTTGAATGTACAAACTTACAGAGTTGCAGCTATCACCATTGCTAATGGTAGCGATAATATCAGTGTCTACATACCATTATTTGCTAGTAGTACTACAGGCAATTTTGTAATTATAATTGGAGTGTTTTTTATATTAATTGCGATTTGGTGTTATTTAGCTTATAAATTTACTTCTCAAACAACAATAGCAAGTATATTAAGTCAGTATAGTAATTATATTTTGCCTTTTGTATTAATAATTTTGGGTGGAATAATTATTTTGAAAACAGCAGCTTTGAGCTTAATCAAGCTAGCAGCTAGTTGTATTTGTTTAGCAATTTTAGTCAAAAAACAACCATTATCAAACTAA
- a CDS encoding phosphoesterase, with protein sequence MAELEKAKDENQQMVASPKPRSPIGFIQKLLITYWRSLLLLFVGVYVPLQIFGLLALEVRYNEGGFPWDLPILVTIHSIAQPQLDVFASILTKSGSFKTVLPILSAIALILLVQRRWRSLTYLVMTAAGSAIINLTAKEFWHRVRPSLWTSVAPKFDYSFPSGHAMASMTLIALLVVLTWGSVWSWLTVILGSVYIIAIGWTRLYLGVHFPSDIIAGWMVAIAWAISVSLIIRPLSQSANITTQKPASETELLPEEQQLLNQ encoded by the coding sequence ATGGCAGAGTTAGAAAAAGCCAAAGATGAAAATCAACAGATGGTAGCTTCGCCAAAGCCGCGATCGCCTATTGGGTTTATACAAAAATTGTTAATTACCTATTGGCGTTCTTTGTTGCTGCTGTTTGTCGGGGTATATGTACCGCTACAAATTTTTGGACTGCTGGCTTTAGAGGTGCGGTACAACGAGGGTGGTTTCCCTTGGGATTTACCGATTCTGGTGACGATTCACTCAATTGCACAACCGCAATTAGATGTATTCGCGTCGATATTAACAAAATCGGGTTCTTTTAAGACTGTATTACCCATTTTGAGCGCGATCGCACTTATTCTACTAGTGCAACGACGTTGGCGATCGCTGACTTATTTAGTAATGACTGCGGCTGGTAGTGCGATTATCAACCTCACTGCCAAAGAATTCTGGCATAGAGTACGTCCTAGTTTGTGGACTTCAGTTGCACCAAAGTTTGATTATTCCTTTCCCAGCGGCCATGCGATGGCGAGTATGACGCTGATTGCGCTTTTGGTAGTTTTAACTTGGGGTAGTGTTTGGTCTTGGTTAACAGTCATTTTGGGTAGCGTGTATATCATAGCTATTGGCTGGACACGCCTCTATTTGGGAGTACATTTTCCCAGTGACATTATTGCAGGTTGGATGGTGGCGATCGCTTGGGCTATTAGTGTGAGTTTAATTATTCGACCATTATCACAGTCAGCAAATATTACAACTCAAAAACCAGCCAGTGAAACGGAGTTACTTCCTGAAGAACAGCAATTACTCAATCAATAA
- a CDS encoding SPFH domain, Band 7 family protein — protein MKQIKFTNNAGKITALLFLITILLTPFAIVNAGERGVLMQFGKVQETVLGEGIHIIIPIVNTVKKISVRVQKQQISAEASSKDLQDVFTDVALNWHVIPEETNIAFQEIGDEQDIINKIINPAVEEVLKAVIARYTAEEVVTKRGEVKSEVDDTLTARLHGYHIAVDDISLVHVNFSEKFSEAVEAKQIAEQDAKRADFIALKAAKQAEAKVNLAKGEVETNRLLRDSLTNEILERQAIEKWDGKLPLIMTKDAPKFLNMNEILKLK, from the coding sequence ATGAAACAAATTAAATTCACAAATAATGCTGGGAAAATAACTGCACTTTTATTTCTCATCACAATTTTGCTGACACCTTTTGCGATCGTAAATGCTGGAGAACGTGGCGTTTTGATGCAGTTTGGTAAGGTACAGGAAACAGTATTAGGAGAAGGAATACATATTATAATTCCTATTGTCAATACAGTTAAAAAAATCAGCGTGAGAGTTCAAAAACAACAAATATCTGCTGAAGCTTCTTCTAAAGATTTACAAGATGTTTTTACAGATGTAGCATTAAATTGGCACGTTATACCTGAAGAAACCAATATAGCGTTTCAAGAAATTGGTGACGAACAAGATATAATTAATAAAATTATCAATCCGGCGGTAGAAGAAGTTTTAAAAGCAGTTATAGCCAGGTATACAGCAGAAGAAGTAGTTACTAAACGAGGCGAAGTAAAATCTGAAGTTGATGATACCTTAACAGCAAGATTGCATGGCTACCATATTGCAGTTGATGATATTTCACTGGTTCATGTCAATTTCTCAGAAAAATTTAGTGAAGCTGTTGAGGCAAAACAAATTGCCGAACAAGATGCCAAACGAGCAGATTTCATCGCACTCAAAGCCGCAAAACAAGCAGAAGCTAAGGTTAATTTGGCTAAGGGAGAGGTAGAAACAAACAGATTACTAAGGGATAGTTTGACTAATGAAATTTTGGAAAGACAGGCAATAGAAAAATGGGATGGTAAATTACCTTTAATTATGACTAAAGATGCTCCTAAGTTTTTAAATATGAATGAGATTTTAAAACTCAAGTAA
- a CDS encoding UspA domain-containing protein, which produces MFQRVLICTDFSDGLHRLTHFVSSLALAGMKHIVFLHAVPVWDKGIIARVDTEKIEQAQTRLANNLAESSPDVEVKIEVQSGKPVEIILKVAQTYHSQLIILGSQSRSLFTEKLVGSTMADLSHKTKIPLLVLRPQLISTYTSEELTLRCQHLFRSLLLPYNGTQTANHLVQQVKHLAQQQSDRYLQQCTLCWVLDDNGRRDIPQKILPQQAQQRLSEIKADLEEVNLQVNTEVREGHSITQILEAAAIADISAIALSSGTIGTIQEWLVSSFAAELLRYSWYPVLFFP; this is translated from the coding sequence ATGTTTCAAAGAGTTTTGATTTGCACGGATTTTTCTGACGGTTTACACCGTCTAACACATTTTGTTTCTAGCCTGGCGCTTGCGGGGATGAAGCACATAGTTTTTCTGCACGCTGTCCCCGTGTGGGATAAAGGCATTATTGCACGAGTTGATACTGAGAAAATAGAACAAGCTCAAACTCGATTAGCAAATAATCTTGCTGAAAGTTCTCCTGATGTAGAAGTAAAAATCGAAGTTCAATCGGGAAAGCCTGTTGAAATTATCCTGAAAGTTGCCCAAACCTATCACTCCCAATTGATTATATTGGGTTCTCAAAGTCGCAGCTTATTCACTGAAAAATTGGTGGGTAGCACGATGGCTGACTTATCTCACAAAACAAAAATTCCGCTTTTGGTACTGCGTCCTCAGTTAATCTCTACATATACTTCTGAAGAATTAACGCTTCGTTGTCAGCATCTTTTCCGGTCTTTGCTACTTCCCTACAACGGGACTCAAACGGCGAATCATCTTGTTCAACAGGTGAAGCATTTAGCTCAACAACAATCCGATCGATATCTACAACAGTGTACGCTGTGCTGGGTACTAGATGATAATGGTCGGCGAGACATACCACAGAAAATTTTACCCCAGCAGGCTCAACAAAGGTTATCTGAGATTAAAGCAGATTTAGAAGAAGTAAATTTACAAGTGAATACAGAAGTTCGTGAAGGACACTCCATCACCCAGATTTTAGAAGCAGCTGCAATTGCAGATATTAGTGCGATCGCACTATCATCCGGAACGATAGGTACAATTCAAGAATGGCTAGTTTCCAGTTTTGCGGCTGAATTATTGCGCTATAGCTGGTATCCCGTACTCTTTTTTCCTTAG